Proteins encoded by one window of Tubulanus polymorphus chromosome 7, tnTubPoly1.2, whole genome shotgun sequence:
- the LOC141909177 gene encoding myogenesis-regulating glycosidase-like, protein MGRLNFVLLLLICGVYLILIWILLSKFGVAKQRWVQTRSGIAWVTESPVTPDVTIRVEFKRTSYGPILNIPGDEDTIRLSLGQGKVIENNRHRPTIDIICDHFKLVKFIADSISSAYAVCFNGLLNSKGIHRMLAAPSERGYANEPTTGERYWLHSSGIALYASVPVDFDAVHSKIGKQLCFRNNGKQSQYFSVCTGSNARVLHEYMADTYLGWPRIQPWLELFKTAVIFGSKLSNSNSNDTQQKLRYILRHKNESGLRNLIMKTDLKYFVECLSQSKICRQNSDRLRLSSVKMTLPVLAICHVNTDCFRDGFRRGYWQLRNGENRIPYLFNDNDELMPVLNLDVDGADTWFTERVMQTAVDLGTDVFSVDRKIPSDEIESLHRIPAVSIFKTNPRKSQKFAAFVHLPETAPTWASLRALIPAHIHYGLLGYPYTVAPPVGGVDNDLYARWLELMTFLPMMSFTILPSELANEEDKMNEKDKMSIVNISRKYTQIRRNIVEPILLQAVDEVRKNGAPLIRPVWWAHPTDDQAIQQAADDQFMIGKKLLVAPILQPNTTEREIYIPAGRWRDTLKNRLLTGPVRLVNYTIRQDQVATFQLLI, encoded by the exons ATGGGGCGCCTAAACTTTGTTCTTTTACTCTTGATTTGTGGAGTTTATTTAATCCTGATTTGGATTTTATTGTCGAAATTTGGAGTTGCAAAACAGAGATGGGTTCAAACGCGGTCCGGTATAGCGTGGGTGACCGAATCACCAGTAACGCCAGATGTTACGATTCGAGTGGAGTTTAAAAGGACATCTTATGGacccattttgaatattccCGGTGACGAAGACACCATCCGTCTGTCGCTGGGCCAAGGTAAAGTGATCGAAAACAACCGACATAGGCCAACTATTGACATTATCTGCGATCATTTTAAACTGGTGAAATTCATTGCAGATTCGATTTCTAGTGCGTACGCAGTTTGTTTTAACGGTTTATTAAACTCGAAAGGAATACATCGTATGCTAGCGGCACCTAGCGAGCGTGGTTATGCAAACGAGCCGACCACAGGGGAACGCTATTGGCTACATTCTAGCGGAATAGCCCTTTACGCATCTGTGCCGGTTGATTTCGACGCCGTCCATTCGAAAATTGGCAAACAACtttgttttagaaataacGGCAAGCAGTCTCAATATTTCAGTGTATGCACAGGCTCCAATGCGCGGGTGTTGCATGAGTATATGGCCGACACGTACCTCGGCTGGCCGCGTATTCAACCATGGcttgaattattcaaaacgGCCGTCATTTTTGGTAGCAAACTttcgaattcaaattcaaacgacACTCAACAAAAACTACGATATATTCTACGCCATAAAAACGAATCGGGCCTACggaatctgataatgaaaaccGATTTGAAGTATTTCGTTGAATGTTTGTCGCAATCGAAAATCTGCCGTCAAAACAGCGACCGCCTGCGACTTTCATCAGTCAAAATGACACTTCCGGTTTTAGCGATATGTCACGTGAACACGGACTGTTTTCGCGACGGTTTCCGGCGGGGTTATTGGCAATTACGAAACGGTGAAAATCGGATCCCGTATCTCTTCAACGATAACGACGAACTGATGCCCGTACTGAATTTAGACGTCGATGGTGCTGACACCTGGTTCACTGAACGGGTGATGCAAACCGCAGTCGATCTCGGAACGGACGTGTTCAGTGTCGATCGGAAAATTCCATCCGATGAAATCGAATCCTTGCACAGAATTCCAGCAGTTTCGATTTTCAAAACGAATCCTCGAAAGTCGCAGAAATTCGCCGCATTCGTGCATTTACCCGAGACGGCGCCGACCTGGGCAAGCCTACGCGCCCTGATACCCGCGCATATTCACTACGGCTTACTGGGGTACCCTTATACGGTGGCACCCCCTGTAGGCGGTGTAGATAACGATTTATACGCGCGCTGGTTGGAATTAATGACGTTTCTGCCGATGATGTCATTCACGATTTTACCGTCCGAATTAGCGAACGAGGAggataaaatgaatgaaaaggataaaatgtCGATAGTGAATATCAGCAGGAAATATACACAGATTCGACGCAATATTGTAGAGCCAATTCTATTGCAGGCTGTCGATGAAGTGCGCAAAAACG GTGCGCCGTTAATCCGCCCGGTTTGGTGGGCGCATCCCACAGACGATCAAGCTATTCAACAAGCCGCAGACGATCAGTTTATGATCGGTAAGAAACTCCTCGTTGCTCCGATACTACAGCCGAACACGACTGAACGGGAGATATACATACCGGCCGGACGCTGGAGAGATACCCTTAAAAACAGACTCTTAACAGGACCAGTCCGACTAGTCAACTATACAATCAGACAGGACCAAGTCGCCACGTTTCAGCTACTAATCTGA